GCCTCAGCAACTTACCCTCGCCAAAAAAAACATTTATAAATGAAAAAGATTTTTGGCTGCACATTTGGAATTTGAAGGTGATTTCCCTTACCTTTGCAATCCGCAAAACAGACATGGTGGTTGTAGCTCAGTTGGTTAGAGCATCAGATTGTGGTTCTGAGGGTCGGGGGTTCGAGACCCCTCAATCACCCATCTTAATAGAATGGTCTCTATGTAAATAGAGGCCATTTTTCATTTTAAAAAGCCAGGTCTGAGTGTTAACTACTGTTAATACCTTTTACCCCTGATTAACCGCATTTCGTAGCTGATTTAACTCCCTTTATCAATATCTCTGCAAGGTGAGCTGTTTTGCATCTATTTTTGTTCCTGCAAATACCTGTGTAACAAAGGTCAAATCAAAAAACAACGTCTAAATCTGGAGTCAAAGAAAAAATCAAGATGAAAAAATTATACGCAGTGTTCATTGCATTGATGGTAATGCAACTGAATGTGGCTGCCCAGGCCCCACAAAATGGAGGAAGACCGGGTGCAGGCGGCGCAAGCCGTCCCGGAACGGGAGCGGGCCAACGCCCGGGTGGCGCCGGTGGCCCCGGAGGCGGAGCAATGCCGCAGATAGGCCAGATCTATGGCAAACTTGTAGACGCTCAAACTAAACAATCTGTTGAATACGCATCTGTTGCACTCCTTCGTGCGAAAGATTCCAGCCTGGTAACAGGTATGCTCAGTAAAGGAAACGGCGATTTCAACCTGGAAAATCTGCCCTTCGGCGCTTTCCTGGTCCGTATCAACTTTATGGGTTATAAAACCATCTTCAAAAAGGTGACCGTTACGCCGCAAACCATGTCGCAGGACCTGGGTAATATCAAACTGGAAGCCAATGCCAAATCATTGGAAGAAGTGAATGTTACCGGCCAGCGCAGCGCTTTCCAGATGAGCATTGATAAAAAGGTGTTCAATGTGGACCGTAACCTAACCAGCGTAGGCGGTACTGCCGCAGATGTGCTGAAAAGTGTTCCTTCAGTGAACGTGGACATTGATGGTAATGTGAAAGTGCGGAACTCCTCCCCTAATATTTTTGTGGACGGAAAACCCAGCACGCTCTCCATTGATCAGATCCCTGCAGACGCTATTGAAAGCGTAGAACTTATTACCAATCCTTCCGCCAAATACGATGCCGAGGGCATGAGCGGCATCATTAACATTGTACTGAAAAAGAACAAAAAAGCCGGCTATAACGGTATGGTGATGGCCGGAATTGGCAACAACGACAAATACAACCTGGGTGGTAATGTGAACGTGCGCCAGGGTAAATGGAATGTGTCTGCCAATTACAACTTTAACGCTAACAGGAACTGGGGCAACGGAACCACAGACCGTACCAATTTTGCTGTGGCCGGTTCCCCGGATCAGAATTACATTAACCAGAACAGCGACAGCCGTCAGGGCGGGCAGTTCCAGTTCGGCCGTTTTGGGGTGGATTATTTCCTGGACAACCGCAACACCCTCTCCCTGTCCCAGAACATCGTAGGAGGTAGTTTCAAGAACAGGGAAACACTGGCCAGTGTATACAGTGATGCCAACAAAGTGATCACTAACCGCAACAACCGTTATACGGACAGTAAGTTCGGTTTCAATAACTACACTACCACACTTGGTTTCAAACACCTTTTTGCAGAACCTAACAGGGAACTCACTGCAGATGTGTCACTGAACCTCAGCAACAATAACCGCGGCGGCGGATTCATCACACAACCGCTCAACCTGAGCGGAGAACCTGTTGGCAATCGTTTTGCACAGACCAACAACAGTGATGGTAAAACTAATTTCTATTCCTTCCAGGCAGATTACGTAGACCCTGTTGGTAAAACCGGCAAATTCGAAACCGGTATCAAAGGAACCATGCGTTACTACAGCAGTGTGTATGATGTGTTTGATGCCAACAATGGCAATCCTGTAAGGATAGACAGTATTTCCAACGACTATAAATACGATGAGCAGATCTACGCTGCTTATGCAAACTATTCAAACACCATTCAGAATTTCGGTTACCAGGTAGGTTTACGTGCAGAACAATATGTATACGCAGGAGAAATACCCAGTAAATCACTGAAGTATAAACCTACTAAACCAGTGCCGGGCCTCTTCCCCAGCGTGTACTTATCCTACAAACTGAAAAAGGAACAGGAAGTACAGCTGAACTATTCCCGCCGCGTGAACCGTCCGAACTTCTTCCAGTTAATACCTTACCGCGATTTCACGGATCCGCTGAACCACCGGGAAGGTAATCCTGATCTGAAGCCGGAGTATACCAACAGTCTTGAATTCTCTTATATGAAAACATGGAAGAAACACAACTTCCTGGGTTCATTATACTATCGCAATACCAACAACCTGATCAGCACCATCAACGAACCTATTACACCGGGCAATGATACTTTGCTGACCACATTTGTGAATGCGAACAAGAACTTCTCTTACGGTGCAGAACTCACTATGAAGAATGAGATCATCACCGGCTGGTCTGTTACCACCAACGTGAACCTCTATCAAACAGAGCTGCAGGTAAGGAATGCGAAAGAAAATTATACTAACCGCGGATTCAGCTGGCTCGCAAAGATCAACTCTGAAACTAAACTGCCGGCTAACTTTACCTTCCAGGTAACGGCCAATTACCAGGCACCTACCATTACGGTTCCTTCCGGTGGCGGTGGCGGCGGCCGTGGTGGCGGAGGCGGCGGTGGCGGCTTCATGATGATCCCCACTTCTGCACAGGGTATGATCAAAGGATTAAGTGCGGTAGACCTTGCAGTAAGGAAAGACTTTTTGAAGAACAAAGCAGCCAGCCTTACCCTCAGCCTGAGCGATGTATTCAATACCCGCCAGTTTGAGATGGACCAGGAATCACCTTACTTTTCCCAGAACTTCATCCGTAAACGTGAATCACGTATTCTGAAACTGAACTTCAGTTACCGCTTCGGGAAGTTTGACGCTACTTTATTCAAACGTAAGAACAACAAGACCAGCGCTGATGGTATGCAAATGGATACCGGCGGAGGATTCTGATATTATAGAAAAGGCGGGCTGCATTCAGCCCGCCTTTTTTTTGTCAAAAAACACATCTTTCCTGCCAAATAGAATATAGAATTCAATCTACATTTGAAAAAATGTATAGTATGAACATAGGACTGTTTGGCATAGGGCTGGAGGAATACTGGAATCAGTTCAGCGGATTACAGGAACGCCTGAGCAATAACCTGCTCTATATCCAGCAAAGACTGGAGAAAATCCATCCACGTGTATTGAACCTTGGCCTCGTAGATAATACAGATAAAGCCTTTGAAGCCGGCACCCGTTTGCGTACAGGAGATGTTGACCTCATCTTCATTTATGTGTCCACCTACGCCCTCTCCTCCACAGTGATGACAGTACTCAGGAACCACCGCGCACCCGTAGTACTTTTAAATCTCTCTCCTGGTAATGCCATCAATTATGATGCATTCAATAAAATGAACGATACCACGCAGATGACGGGTGAATGGCTGGCCTATTGTTCTGCCTGCCCCGTTCCTGAACTGGCCAATGTATTCAAAAGAACAGGTGTACGTTTTCACCAGATCACCGGCGTACTGCAAAATGATATATGCTGGGAAGAGATCGGAGACTGGGTGGAAGCGGCGAAAGTAGCACATACCATGAACTACAACCGCCTGGGCTGCATGGGCCATTATTACAGCGGTATGATGGATATCTACAGCGATCTCACCCTCCAGTACAAATACTTCGGCGGGCATATGGAACTGCTGGAAGTAGATGAGCTATCTGCTCTCCGCAGAGATGTGACCAATAAACAGGCAGAAGACAGGATAAAGGAATTCTACCAGGAATTTGATATGCAGCCCAACTGCGATCCCGAAGAGATCAGGAAAGCAGCCGTTACCAGCGTGGCACTGGATGTATTAACCAGCAGGTATAAATTGGGTTCCATGGCCTACTACTATAAAGGCACCGGCATCCCGGAAAATAAAGAGACCATTGCCACTATCATTGTGGGCAATTCCCTTTTAACTTCCAAAGGTATTCCGGTAGCAGGTGAGTATGAGATCAAGAATGCCCAGGCCATGAAGATCATGGACAGCTTTGGTTGCGGCGGATCTTTCTCTGAATATTATGCCGTGGATTATAATGATGATGTAGTACTCCTGGGGCATGATGGCCCTGCGCATATCAGGATCGCGGAAGGCAAGATCAAAGTGAAACCTTTAGGGGTTTATCATGGCAAGGTAGGCAACGGGCTTTCTGTTGAGATGTCTGTTAAACAAGGCCCCGTTACTTTACTTTCTATCGTGGAAAACGATCGTAATGAATTGTTCTTCCTGGTGGCAGAAGCTGAATCTGTGGCAGGCCCTATCCTGGAGATAGGCAATACCAATAGCCGTTACCGTTTCTCCTGTGGCGCAAAGGAATTTATTAACCGCTGGAACAGCCAGGGCCCCGCGCATCACTGTGCAATAGGAACAGGGCATATGTATCATAAGCTGGAAAAACTGGCGCATCTCCTGAACATGAACATTGTAAAGGTCTGCTAATCCGCCTTCTTTTGCTCCCGCCAGGCAGAGGGAGAAAGCCCGTTCTTTTTCTTGAAGAGCTTTGAAAAATAGAACACGGATTCAAAACCCGTTTGGTAAGCTATTTCATTCACAGAGAGGTGTGTGGCATCCAGCAGGGTCATTGCTTTTTTCAGGCGAAGGTTCAGGTAATACTGATTGGGCGATTCACCCGTCACCTGTTTGAACACTTTCCTGAATTTGGAATAACTCACCGGCAGGTCTTTAATGATATCTTCGATGTTGTTGGATTCTTCAATGGCTTCCCGCATCAGGAACTTAGCTCTTACCACCAGGTTTTCATCCTGTCCCTTATGCTGCACATCATAATACGTGCGGGTATGGATCCGCGCAAAGATCTCCATCAGCATAGCGGACATTACCTGCGGATAACCGGGCTGCGCCTGGTCTACCGCCATGAATAACTTCTGGAACAGGATCAGTACTTCTTCATCGATGCCCAGGTCTATCACCGGTTTATCTTCCTGGAAAAAACCTTTCCGCATCAGTTGCTCCGGGTAATAACCTTTGAACCCGATCCAGTACTCCGTCCAGCCGGAAGTTTCCAGTGGTTTGTAGCGGTGCCAGGTACCGGGGTACAGCAGAAAGCAGGTGCCGCCGTCTATATTCCGCAAAGGCACCTGCGAAGATTCAAAGACGCCGTTGCCTGCCGTAATGTATACCAGCTGGAATTCCTTCAGCACACGGCCGGACTTCCAGGTGAGTGAATAACTGGATGGATGTTCTTTATTAGCCGGATACGTTTTGGCAGCAGCAGGTTCTATCCGGGTAAAACCTGTTGTGGTGAGATATAATCCCCATCGTTCTTCCGCAGACGTGATCGTGAAATATTTCGAAAAGTTCTTCATGTGTACACGTGGATGATTAATGTCAAAAAGTACAAAAAATCTGGTAGTTTATATAAAAGAGATTGATCCGTTCCATCTAGCTTTATAGGTGTTGTTCGATAAAAACAATATCTTGTTTACCATGAAAAAGATACAACTTATTTGCTGCCTCCTGTTCTTATCAGGCCTGGTTTCAGCACAGGTAAACAGGGAAGAATATCTCAAAGATATTAAATTAGAACTGGTAAAAGAATGGCCGAAGAACAGGACCATCAACCTTGTATTCCATGGCCACTCTGTTCCTTCCGGTTACTTCAGAACACCGCAGGTGAACACGCTGGATGCATATCCGCAACTGGTACTGAAAGCATTAAAGGCAACATACCCGCATGCCGTGATCAATGTGATTGTAACAGCTATCGGCGGCGAAAACAGTGTAAACGGAGAGAAACGTTTTGAGAAAGATGTACTCATCCATCAACCGGATGTACTGTTCATTGACTATGCCCTGAACGACAGAGGGCCGGGGCTGGAAGCAGCCAAAGCTGCCTGGGAGAAAATGATACGCGCTGCATTGGCAAAAGGGATCAAAGTGATCCTGCTCTCTCCTTCTGCAGACCTTTCTGAAAATATTCAAAGTGCTGATGCGCCACTGGCCAAACATACAAAGCAGATCCGGGAAATGGCCGATGCGTTCAAGGTAGGTTTTTCTGACAGCTACAGCCAGTTCAAAGCAGTGCAACCGCTTAAAGATTACATGTCCCAGGGGAATCACCCTAATAAAGAAGGCCACGAACTGATCGCAAAAGAGATCGTCCGATGGTTTAAATAAAGTTTAAAAAAACATACCCGATTATGCAAAAGCTTGCGACCACGTTCTACTGCATCTGTATGTTGATGATCATGCAGGGGAAAGCACAAACATTTACTCAACTGCAAAAACAATTCACTGCACCCGGCAGGGAATATGGCAGCGCACCTTTATGGGTATGGAATACAAAAATAACAAAGAAGGAAATAGACCTGATGCTGCAGGATTTTAAAGACAAAGCATTCGGTGGGGTAATGGTACATCCGCGCCCGGGCCTCATCACTTCTTACCTCTCCAACGAATGGTTCGATCTTTTCCAGTACACTGTAGCCAAAGGCAAAGCCCTTGGGCTTGATGTATGGATCTATGACGAGAACTCCTACCCCTCCGGTTTCGCAGGAGGGCATGTGCCTGATCAGATGCCGGAATCCTATAACCAGGGCCAAATGCTGCAGATCACTAAAACAGATACCTTTCCAAAGGATACAAAATATCTCTTTGTTTGCGTACAGGAAGTGAATGGCAGCTTTAAAGATGTAACATCGCAGATGCAGGAACTCAGAGGTAAAACCGGCAGGTTCTACCTGTTCCATAAAAGATACTACAGCAAATCCGGCTGGTATGGCGGCTTCAGTTATGTGGACCTGATGGTGAAAGGTGTAACAGAAAAATTCCTGGAAGTAACCATGAAAGGATACGAGAAAGTAGCCGGCAACGAATTCGGCAAAACCGTTAAAGGCCTTTTCTCCGATGAACCCGGCATACAGGCAGAATATCCCAACACCGTACGCTGGACACCTGATCTCTTCAATACCTTTCAGCAGAAATGGGGATATCCCTTACAACCGAACCTCCCCTCCTTATTTGAAGAGGTGGGAGACTGGAAAAAAGTAAGACATAACTTCTATCAAACCCTGCTGGACCTCTTCATTGACCGCTGGTCCAAACCCATGTACAATTACATGGAAAAGCACAACATGCCCTGGACAGGTCACTACTGGGAACATGGCTGGCCTAATCCTGAACACGGCCCTGATAACATGGCCATGTATGCCTGGCATCAGCAACCGGGTATAGACATGCTGTTCAACCAGTTCAATGAAACAAGCCCCGGCGCACAATTCGGCAACATCCGCTCTGTAAAGGAATTAGCCAGCGTTGCCAATCAGCTGAACAAAAAAAGAACACTGAGTGAAACCTATGGCGGCGGCGGCTGGGACCTTACCTACAAAGACCTTAAACGCCTGGGAGACTGGGAATATGTACTGGGCGTGAATTTCCTCAACCAACACCTTTCCTTTATGACCATCTCCGGTGCAAGGAAAGGAGATTACCCGCAATCTTTCTCTTATCATAATCCCTGGTGGCAACACTACGCCACGCTGAATAATTATTACACCCGTTTGTCTTTCGCCCTGTCACAAGGCCAGCAGCGGAACGATATACTCGTTATAGAACCTACCACCACTGCATGGTCCTACGCCATTCACGGCAAAAACCATCCGCACCTCGGAGAGATAGGCAATGCTTTCCAGGCCTTTGTAACTAAGCTGGAAAAAGCACAGGTGGAATACGACCTGGGATCAGAATACATTATCAAAGAGCATGGGAAAGTACAGAACGGAAAATTTGTAGTAGGCCAAAGGGCTTACAGCACCGTGGTGATCCCGCCCGGTATGGAAAATATAGACGGCCCCACTCACAAATTATTAAAAGCATATGCAGATCAGGGCGGTAAAGTATTGCTGTACGAAAAACTGCAAACACTGGATGGTGCAGCCAGTAATGCACTGGCTTTCGGGGAAGTACACAACTCCCTTGATACAAAGATCTTTCCCTCAAAAGATTTTGCTATCAGCTTCACTGGCGGCAACCTCTTTCATCACCGCAGGACCTTTGCAGACGGCCAGCTGATCTTCCTGGCCAACTCCGGTATGGAAAGCGCAGCTACAGGGCAATTGCAGCTGAAAGGAAAAGATGTGCTGCTGATGGACCTTTTCACGGGCACAGTATATGACTATCCTGCACAAAGTTCCGCCAGTGGTCTCACGATTGATTTCAATGTTCCCGCTGCCGGCAGTATGTTATTGTTTGTTGCAGATAAACAACAGCCAGGTTTCCCTGCATGGCCTGTTAAAGGAACAGCCACCACTGTAAGCACAGGCATCGCTAAAGCTGTACGCCCCGCTGCCAATACACTCATGATCGATTTTGCAGATGTTGCATTCGGGGATACGCTGCTGAAGGAAAATCATGTGACCAATGCTACAGATGTGCTCTTCAAAAAATACAATTATACCAGCGGCAATCCCTGGAACCATGAGGTGCAATTTAAAGACCGCCTGGTAGCAAAAGATACTTTCACTACCCATACCGGTTACACTGCCACCTATCGTTTTGAAATAGATGAAAATGTACCTTTTAATAAGTTCACTGCCGTTATAGAACATCCTGAACTATGGAATAAGATCCTCGTGAACGGCAAAGCAGTACAACCCGTAAAAGGCAAATGGTGGCTGGACAGGTCGTTTGGCGTACTGGAGATAGGTGCTTTACTGAAAACAGGCGAAAACACCCTTACGCTTTCCATCACACCCATGAGCATTTATGCAGAGATAGAACCCGTATATATCCTGGGAGACTTTAACCTGGCCGCAGCAGCGAAAGGCTTTAGGATTATACCGCCGCAGCCATTACAATTGGGCAGCTGGAAAGAACAGGGCCTTCCTTTATACGGGCAAAGCATCAGCTATAAAAAGGAGTTATCAGTAGCCAATACAGGCCAGCAATATGAAGTGGTGCTGGGAGCATGGAAAGGTACCGTGGCAGAAGTAAAAGTGAATGGTATAAAAGCAGGTATTATATTTACGGATCCCAATGCATTGAACATCACAAAGTATCTGAAGAAAGGAACAAACCAGGTGGAAGTGATTGTGACAGGTAGCTTCAAGAACCTGCTGGGACCACATCACAATAACCCTAAACCCGGGATAGCAAGCCCCTGGCATTGGCGGAACATCAAAGCATATCCTTCCGGCAAGGATTACGATCTATATGATTATGGCCTGATAGAAGATTTCAGGATCATGCAATACAAATAAGTATGATGAAATATTTTCTGGCAGTCCTGGGCATGTTCCAGGCCTGCCATTTATTTGGTCAG
This DNA window, taken from Chitinophaga niabensis, encodes the following:
- a CDS encoding SGNH/GDSL hydrolase family protein — encoded protein: MKKIQLICCLLFLSGLVSAQVNREEYLKDIKLELVKEWPKNRTINLVFHGHSVPSGYFRTPQVNTLDAYPQLVLKALKATYPHAVINVIVTAIGGENSVNGEKRFEKDVLIHQPDVLFIDYALNDRGPGLEAAKAAWEKMIRAALAKGIKVILLSPSADLSENIQSADAPLAKHTKQIREMADAFKVGFSDSYSQFKAVQPLKDYMSQGNHPNKEGHELIAKEIVRWFK
- a CDS encoding arabinose isomerase, with the protein product MNIGLFGIGLEEYWNQFSGLQERLSNNLLYIQQRLEKIHPRVLNLGLVDNTDKAFEAGTRLRTGDVDLIFIYVSTYALSSTVMTVLRNHRAPVVLLNLSPGNAINYDAFNKMNDTTQMTGEWLAYCSACPVPELANVFKRTGVRFHQITGVLQNDICWEEIGDWVEAAKVAHTMNYNRLGCMGHYYSGMMDIYSDLTLQYKYFGGHMELLEVDELSALRRDVTNKQAEDRIKEFYQEFDMQPNCDPEEIRKAAVTSVALDVLTSRYKLGSMAYYYKGTGIPENKETIATIIVGNSLLTSKGIPVAGEYEIKNAQAMKIMDSFGCGGSFSEYYAVDYNDDVVLLGHDGPAHIRIAEGKIKVKPLGVYHGKVGNGLSVEMSVKQGPVTLLSIVENDRNELFFLVAEAESVAGPILEIGNTNSRYRFSCGAKEFINRWNSQGPAHHCAIGTGHMYHKLEKLAHLLNMNIVKVC
- a CDS encoding AraC family transcriptional regulator, whose protein sequence is MKNFSKYFTITSAEERWGLYLTTTGFTRIEPAAAKTYPANKEHPSSYSLTWKSGRVLKEFQLVYITAGNGVFESSQVPLRNIDGGTCFLLYPGTWHRYKPLETSGWTEYWIGFKGYYPEQLMRKGFFQEDKPVIDLGIDEEVLILFQKLFMAVDQAQPGYPQVMSAMLMEIFARIHTRTYYDVQHKGQDENLVVRAKFLMREAIEESNNIEDIIKDLPVSYSKFRKVFKQVTGESPNQYYLNLRLKKAMTLLDATHLSVNEIAYQTGFESVFYFSKLFKKKNGLSPSAWREQKKAD
- a CDS encoding TonB-dependent receptor domain-containing protein, coding for MKKLYAVFIALMVMQLNVAAQAPQNGGRPGAGGASRPGTGAGQRPGGAGGPGGGAMPQIGQIYGKLVDAQTKQSVEYASVALLRAKDSSLVTGMLSKGNGDFNLENLPFGAFLVRINFMGYKTIFKKVTVTPQTMSQDLGNIKLEANAKSLEEVNVTGQRSAFQMSIDKKVFNVDRNLTSVGGTAADVLKSVPSVNVDIDGNVKVRNSSPNIFVDGKPSTLSIDQIPADAIESVELITNPSAKYDAEGMSGIINIVLKKNKKAGYNGMVMAGIGNNDKYNLGGNVNVRQGKWNVSANYNFNANRNWGNGTTDRTNFAVAGSPDQNYINQNSDSRQGGQFQFGRFGVDYFLDNRNTLSLSQNIVGGSFKNRETLASVYSDANKVITNRNNRYTDSKFGFNNYTTTLGFKHLFAEPNRELTADVSLNLSNNNRGGGFITQPLNLSGEPVGNRFAQTNNSDGKTNFYSFQADYVDPVGKTGKFETGIKGTMRYYSSVYDVFDANNGNPVRIDSISNDYKYDEQIYAAYANYSNTIQNFGYQVGLRAEQYVYAGEIPSKSLKYKPTKPVPGLFPSVYLSYKLKKEQEVQLNYSRRVNRPNFFQLIPYRDFTDPLNHREGNPDLKPEYTNSLEFSYMKTWKKHNFLGSLYYRNTNNLISTINEPITPGNDTLLTTFVNANKNFSYGAELTMKNEIITGWSVTTNVNLYQTELQVRNAKENYTNRGFSWLAKINSETKLPANFTFQVTANYQAPTITVPSGGGGGGRGGGGGGGGFMMIPTSAQGMIKGLSAVDLAVRKDFLKNKAASLTLSLSDVFNTRQFEMDQESPYFSQNFIRKRESRILKLNFSYRFGKFDATLFKRKNNKTSADGMQMDTGGGF
- a CDS encoding glycosyl hydrolase, with product MQKLATTFYCICMLMIMQGKAQTFTQLQKQFTAPGREYGSAPLWVWNTKITKKEIDLMLQDFKDKAFGGVMVHPRPGLITSYLSNEWFDLFQYTVAKGKALGLDVWIYDENSYPSGFAGGHVPDQMPESYNQGQMLQITKTDTFPKDTKYLFVCVQEVNGSFKDVTSQMQELRGKTGRFYLFHKRYYSKSGWYGGFSYVDLMVKGVTEKFLEVTMKGYEKVAGNEFGKTVKGLFSDEPGIQAEYPNTVRWTPDLFNTFQQKWGYPLQPNLPSLFEEVGDWKKVRHNFYQTLLDLFIDRWSKPMYNYMEKHNMPWTGHYWEHGWPNPEHGPDNMAMYAWHQQPGIDMLFNQFNETSPGAQFGNIRSVKELASVANQLNKKRTLSETYGGGGWDLTYKDLKRLGDWEYVLGVNFLNQHLSFMTISGARKGDYPQSFSYHNPWWQHYATLNNYYTRLSFALSQGQQRNDILVIEPTTTAWSYAIHGKNHPHLGEIGNAFQAFVTKLEKAQVEYDLGSEYIIKEHGKVQNGKFVVGQRAYSTVVIPPGMENIDGPTHKLLKAYADQGGKVLLYEKLQTLDGAASNALAFGEVHNSLDTKIFPSKDFAISFTGGNLFHHRRTFADGQLIFLANSGMESAATGQLQLKGKDVLLMDLFTGTVYDYPAQSSASGLTIDFNVPAAGSMLLFVADKQQPGFPAWPVKGTATTVSTGIAKAVRPAANTLMIDFADVAFGDTLLKENHVTNATDVLFKKYNYTSGNPWNHEVQFKDRLVAKDTFTTHTGYTATYRFEIDENVPFNKFTAVIEHPELWNKILVNGKAVQPVKGKWWLDRSFGVLEIGALLKTGENTLTLSITPMSIYAEIEPVYILGDFNLAAAAKGFRIIPPQPLQLGSWKEQGLPLYGQSISYKKELSVANTGQQYEVVLGAWKGTVAEVKVNGIKAGIIFTDPNALNITKYLKKGTNQVEVIVTGSFKNLLGPHHNNPKPGIASPWHWRNIKAYPSGKDYDLYDYGLIEDFRIMQYK